GTGCGCACCACTACTTCCGAGATTTTGCGTACTGCGACAGCGGGATGATCCCCTGGCTGCTGATAGCGGAGCTGTTATGCCTGAAGGCGAGTACGTTAAAGGCGCTGGTGGCAGACCGTCAGGCGGCGTTCCCGGCGTCGGGAGAGATTAATCGTCGGCTGGGTGATGCGACAGCAGCTATATCGCGTATCCGCAAGCATTATGAACCGGAGGCGGTGAACGTGGATACGACGGACGGCATCAGTATTGAATATACGGACTGGCGTTTTAACCTGCGCTGCTCGAATACTGAGCCTTTGGTGCGCCTTAATGTGGAGTCGAAGGCGGCTCCTGCGCTGATGCATGAGAAGACGGCTGAGTTGCTCAATATGTTAAAAGAGGAAACGCTGTGAGTCCGATGTTTTCAGCGGTTTATCGTTATCGTGGTTTTATTATTGATAGTGTGAAGCGGGACTTTCAGTCTCGTTATCAAACCAGCTTTTTAGGCGTGGCGTGGCTTATTTTACAACCCGTTGCCATGATTTCCGTGTATACGCTTATTTTTTCAGAACTCATGCGTACACGTTTAGCCGGTATGGAAGGCCCCTTTGCCTATAGCATCTATTTATGTTCGGGTGTACTAACCTGGGGCTTTTTTACTGAAATGCTGAATAATCTGGTCAACATATTTTTGACCAACGCGAATATTCTTAAAAAGATGAGCTTTCCACGTATTTGCTTACCCATCATCATTACTGCCTCAGCCTTTATTAATTTCTTAATTATATTTGGTTTGTTTGTTGCGTTTTTACTGATGACCGGTAATTTTCCTGGGTGGATCTTTTTTGACATTATTCCTGTACTGATAATCCAGACCCTGTTCACTCTCGGACTGGGGATTATCCTGGGAGTACTGAACGTTTTTGTCCGCGATGTTGGGCAATTCGTGAATATTCTGCTGCAATTCTGGTTCTGGTTTACACCTATTGTTTATGTCTCAAAAACTCTGCCGGAATGGGTATCAGGTCTTTTAACCTATAACCCGATGGCGTCGATTATTAGCGCATATCAGAAAGTTATTCTCTACCAACAACATCCTGACTGGATGACGCTTTTTCCGGTTACCATTGTGTCCCTTATTTTGTTTTTATTTGCCTGGCGATTATTTAAAAAACATTCTGCTGATATTGTGGACGAGATTTAAATATGAGTATTAAAGTTCAGAGCGTCGGCAAGGCGTATAAATACTATTCATCAAAATGGGATCGGGTGATTGAAAAGTTACTGCCAGGAGATAAAACGTGGCATAGTAAAAAATGGGTCCTGAAAAATATTAGTTTCACTATAGAGCCTGGAGAATCTGTTGGTATTGTTGGCGTAAATGGCGCAGGTAAAAGTACGCTGTTGAAATTGCTCACTGGCACTACGCAACCATCTAAGGGGTCCATTAATATTCGGGGAAGAGTTGCGGCGCTTCTTGAATTAGGTATGGGGTTCCATCCTGACTTTACTGGTACTCAGAACGTCTATATGTCCGGATTGATGATGGGGTTAAACCGTGAAGACATTGAGCGTTTAATGCCGGAAATTGAAGCTTTTGCCGATATTGGTGATTATATCAGGGAGCCTGTACGCATCTATTCAAGTGGTATGCTTATGCGCCTTGCCTTTGCCGTCGCCACGGCTGCGCGCCCGGATATATTGATCGTTGATGAAGCACTTTCTGTGGGGGATTCGCGTTTCCAGGCTAAATGTTACGCCCGTATCGCTGATTTTAAAAAACAGGGGACGACGTTACTGTTGGTTTCGCATAGCGTCGGCGATATTGTTAAACACTGTGATCGCGCCATCTTCCTGAAAGAGGGGGATATTTGTATGGACGGCGCGGCACGCGATGTAACTAACCGCTACCTTGACGAGTTATTCGGTAAGCCTGATAAAAGCCCGTCCAGCCGGACAAAACATAAAGAAGAGGAAAACGACCCGACGATCAATATGTCTCCGGAAGAGACCGCCGATATTTATCATACTCGTCCGGGATACAGGCCGGAAGAATATCGCTGGGGGCAGGGGGGGGCGAAGATCGTCGATTACTGTATTCAAAGCAATGGCGAAGCTTTCCCTCCGTCACTTATCAGCGCTCAGCAGACTGATTTTATAATGAAAGTCGTTTTTGAACACGATTTCGACTGTGTAGTACCGGGGTTATTAATCAAAACATTGGATGGATTGTTTCTGTACGGCACAAATTCTTTTCTTGCCACTGAAGGACGCGAAACTATTTCCGTATCCCGCGGTGATGTCCGGGTATTTAAATTCAGCCTTCCGATCAACTTAAACAGTAGTGATTATTTGCTCTCATTCGGTATTTCCGAAGGGAATCCGCAAACCGATATGACCCCGCTCGACAGGCGCTATGACTCCATCATATTACATGTCACCAGAAATATGGATTTCTGGGGAGTTATCGACCTTAAAGCAACATTTAATAGCTACCCATAAAGTTGAGATTATAATGACATGACTACTCACTTAGCTAAATTAGTTAGCGAACTCCCTGAAATTTATCAGACAATTTTTGGTCATCCTGAATGGGATGGCGAAGCTGCGCGTGATTGTAATGAAAGACTGGGGCTGATTACTCAGCAGTACGGCTATTTATCACGTGAACTCGGGCGTCCATTGCGGGTGCTCGATCTTGGTTGTGCTCAGGGCTTCTTTAGTTTTAGCCTCGCCGCCAGGGGGGCAAGCGTTGTCGGCGTAGATTTTCAACAAGAGAATATTCATGTTTGCCAGGCGCTGGCGGATGAGAATCCGGATCTGGATGTCTCTTTCCGGATTGGACGAATTGAAGATACTATCGAGGCGCTAAAAGCAGACCAGTTTGATCTTGCTATTGGCTTGAGTGTTTTCCACCATATTGTGCACCTTCATGGCGTGACAAAGGTTAAACGGTTACTGTCGCACCTGGCTAGCTGCACACAAGCGATGATCCTTGAATTAGCAGTAAAAGAAGAGCCATTGTTCTGGCGTTTTTCTCAGCCACAGGATCCTCGTGAATTGATTGAACAATGCGCGTTTTACCGCTTGATTGGGCAATTTAATACTCATCTTTCTCTCGTTCCGCGACCTATGTACCTGATAAGCAATACACGTGTGATCCTGGAGGATTTCAACCAGCCATTTGAACGCTGGCAGGATCACCCCTATTCAGGAGCCGGTTTTGCGCATAAGAAGAGCCGACGTTACTATTTTGGCGAAAATTATGTCTGTAAGGTTTTCTATTATAGCCCTCCTAACAATTTATTAACCGATGAAGAGGGACAACGTAATCGGGAAGAATTAAGTAACGAAGCGGAAATACTTACCCATCCGCCGCGAGAATTTAAAACACCTGCATTGTTGGCATATGGCAATAATGATCACTTTGGCTGGCTGGTAATGGAAAAATTATCAGGTCGTCTGTTAAGTGATATGCTGAGAGCAGGTGAAGCCCTCGATCGTGAAAAAATTTTACAATCGTTGCTCGTGGAGCTGGTTAAACTGGAAAAACAAGGGTTGTGGCATGATGATATCCGTCTCTGGAATATCATGGTCGACGACCAGCAAAAAGCCTCCCTGATTGACTTTGGATCTATTGTTAACATTCCGCGAGACTGTAGCTGGCCGCTAAATATTTTTCAGTCCTTCTTTATTTTCGTTAATGAATTGTTTGATGAGCAGCGAAGCTGGAAGCAATTATGGCGTTCCGCACCGATACATCCCTTTAATTTACCGCAGCCATGGTCGAATTGGTTATATGCTGTATGGCAAAAACCGGTTAATGCATGGAGCTTTACCCTACTGGAGCAGTTATTTAAAACCAAAGATCGCCTTCCAGTGCCGGAAAGTAATATCAGCGCCATTGAGCAATGGATTGTTGCTCAGGAGACAGTATTACTGGAAAATCAAACCCGCCAGCGTGATGAAGCCGCGCATCGTGAACAACTGAGCCAGCAGCTATATCAACTTAATACGCAAGTGAGCCAGCTTCAGCAAGATATGGTAGCGCTGGCACAGGCAAGGACAGAATCTGAGACGTTTGTCGCGCCTGAAACTGGGCCCGAATCGTTGCCGACTGAGATCGCTACATTACAGGAGCAGTTGGCGGCTGCCCACCGAGAAATTGATCATTTAAGTAATATAAACAATGAGCTGTGCCATGAAATAGCCAAAATTCATCACAGCCGCTCATGGCGGATGACCCGGGGTTACCGTTATGCTGGCCTACAGATTTATTTGCTGCGGCAGTATGGTTTTAGCCTGCGTTGTAAGCATCTGATTAAACGATCTCTGCAATTTGTATTTTCGTTCCTGCGTAAACATCCCAACGTGAAGCATAGTGTGGGAAACGCTTTGCACAAACTGGGACTTTATCAGCCTGCATACCAGCTTTACCGCCGAATGAATCCGTTACCGGAAAGCCATGAGCAGGCCAATGAACACAAGGCTTCGCACACCGAACTGCAGATACTGCATCCTGAATGGTTACCCCCAGCAGTGCATGAAATTTATCTCAAACTAACTAAAAATAAGTAAGGAGAACGCCTTGCACATTTTGATTGATGTCCAGGGATTACAGTCGGAAAGTAAGTTCCGTGGTATAGGACGCAGTACTCTGGCAATGAGTCGTGCCATTATTCAAAATTCAGGCGATCATCGCGTTAGTATTTTGATAAATGGCATGTATCCCATTGACAATATTAATCATGTCAAAAAAGCGTATCGTGATATTTTAACCGATGAGGAGATGTTTATCTTTTCCGCAGTCGGTCCAACCGCCTATTGTAATACCGATAATCATGATCGTAGCAAAGCGGCATTTGCTGCAAGAGATATTGCGATCGCGAATATCAATCCTGATATTGTGTACGTCATTAACTTTTTTGAGGGGCATAGTGATAGTTATTCTATCTCCATACCTGCCGATAATGTGCCGTGGAAAACGGTTTGTGTATGTCATGATTTGATTCCGTTACTGAATAGAGATTACTATCTTCGTGATCCAAATTTCCGTGAGTTTTATATGAATAAACTGGCGGAGTTCGGGCACGCTGATGCCTTCTTTGCCATTTCTCAATCTGCGGTGCAGGAGCTTATTGAATATACAAATATCTCCTCATCTCGCATCCATAATATATCTTCTGCGGTTGGCGAAGAGTTTTGTGCTCGGGAGTACTCGGCAGACGAGATTTCGGAGCTGAAAAGAAAGCATCATCTTCCTGATGAGTTTATTTTGACACTGGCGATGATCGAGCCGCGGAAAAATATTGAAGCGCTACTCAAGGCTTATAGCCAGCTACCAAAAACTCTACAGCAGCGTTACCCAATGGTATTGGCATATAAAGTAAATGCGGATGATTTGGAACGTATCTTGTCCCTGGCGGAAAGTTACGGACTATCCCGTAATCAGCTTATCTTTACCGGTTTTCTGGCTGATGATGATTTGATTGCGCTCTATACGTTGTGCAAGCTGTTTGTATTTCCATCGCTGCATGAGGGCTTCGGTTTGCCGCCGCTGGAAGCGATGCGCTGCGGGGCCGCGACGCTGGGTTCTAATGTAACCAGCCTGCCGGAAGTTATTGGCTGGGATGAAGCGATGTTCGATCCGCGGGACGTCAACGATATTCGGCAGTTGATGGAAAAAGCGCTTACCGATGATGCCTTTTTCTCCGCTCTGAAAGCGCATGCTTTAACGCAGTCGGCGAAATTTTCATGGGCTAATACAGCGAGGCTGGCTATCGACGGTTTTAGTCGGTTACTGAACGAGAAGGAAGACAATGTTTCTCTCTCTGTTGCTGAAGTTTGCGCTTCCCGGTTTGCAACAATACAAGCAATTGACACCCTGAGCGAGGTTGACCGTATTGGACTGGCCTGGGCAATAGCGCGTAATAGCTTTAAAAGCCATAAGCGCAAGCTGTTGGTGGATATCTCTGTACTGGTGAAACATGATGCAAAGACCGGCATTCAACGCGTATCGCGCAGTATTCTTAGCGAACTGCTGAAGTCTGGTGTCGAGGGGTATGAGGTCAGTGCTGTTTATTACACACCGGGCGAATGCTACCGGTATGCTAATGCCTATCTTTCCACACATTTTAACGGTGAATTCGGTTCTGATGAGCCCGTGTTATTCAGTAAAGATGATATTCTCCTCGTCACCGATCGGACTGAACATCTGTTCCCGACAGGGAGTACGCCAATTGACCATATCCGTTCAGCCGGTGCATTCGTTTGTTTCCTGGTGCATGACATTTTACCCATAAGAAGGCCCGAATGGAGTATTGAAGGCATTCAACGTGAATTTCCTATTTGGCTGTCCCACCTTGCGGAGCATGCTGACCGACTGATCTGCGTCTCAGCGAGTGTGGCGGAAGACGTAAAGCGCTGGATTGCCGAAAACGACCACTGGGTAGACGTTAACCCCTTGCTGGAGGTGAGTCATTTTCATCTTGGCGCTGACCTGGATAATAGTCTGCCCACCATGGGTATGCCGGAAAATGCCGATGAGTTACTGGCAGAAATGGCAGTTGAGCCGTCTTTTATTATGGTTGGCACCATCGAACCAAGGAAGGGACATGCACAAACGCTGGCCGCTTTTGAGCAACTGTGGCGAAAGGGTAAAAATTATAATCTCTTTATCGTTGGTAAACAGGGGTGGAAGGTTGATGCGTTGTGCGAATGTTTACGCCATCATCCGCAACTAAATAAGAGACTGTTCTGGTTACAGAATATTAGTGATGAGTTTTTATCGAAACTGTATGCGCAATCGCGTGCGCTGATTTTCGCTTCTTTAGGAGAGGGGTTCGGTTTACCGTTGATTGAGGCCGCACAGAAGAAATTACCGGTGATTATTCGCGATATTCCAGTATTTAAAGAAATTGCGCAAGAGCACGCATTTTATTTTTCCGGAGAATCGCCGGGAAATATTGCAAAAGCTATTGAAGAATGGTTGATTCTTTATCGACAAAATATTCACCCGCGCTCGGAGAATATTAATTGGCTAACCTGGAAAGAAAGCACTCAATTTCTTCTGAAAAGTTTGCCGATTAGACGATCAGCGGCGGATAAATGACGCTTGTCAAGCCGGGTGGTTGATACCGCCCTGACAATGATTTGACTATGAAAATAATATTTGCAACTGAATCAATTAAATATCCATTAACGGGTATCGGACGTTATTCATTTGAACTGGTCAAGCGTCTTGCTGTCGCCAGTGACATTGAAGAGTTAAAACTTTTTCATGGCACTACATTTATTGAAAAAATTCCCCAGATACAAAATAAATGGAATAACAAACTTAGCCATCATAATCGCTTTTCAGCTTTTTTACGCCGCCAGTCAGTGTTAATTGAGGCTTACCTTATTATGCATCCACGCCGCCAGGCGCGAGCATTGCGTGATTATAAAGACTATATTTACCATGGCCCTAACTTTTATCTGCCGCATCGGCTTGAGCGCGCCGTGGCGACATTTCATGATATTTCAATATTTACCTGCCCGCAATATCATCCGCAAGCGCGGGTTCGTTATATGGAGAAATCGCTGCGTGAAAGTTTATCTTCGGCAAAAATAATCTTGACGGTTTCCGAATTTTCTCGTCAGGAAATAATACGCTTGTTTAACTATCCTGCTGAGCGAATTGTTACGACCCCCCTCGCCTGCAGTAGCGATTATATCCCTCGTAGTTCGAAAGAATGTCAGCCGATATTACAAAAATATCAGCTGGAGTGGCAACGGTACGGACTCTATATTGGCACCATGGAGCCACGAAAAAATATTCGCGGTCTGCTACAGGCATATCAGTTGTTACCAATGGAAGTGCGTATGCGATATCCATTAATTCTCAGTGGTTATCGTGGCTGGGAAGACGATATTCTTTGGCAGATTGTCGAAAAAAGTCAGCGTGAAGGCTGGTTGCGCTATTTAGGTTATATTCCTGATAACCATCTTCCATATTTATACGCGGCAGCCAGAACGTTTATTTATCCTTCCTTTTATGAGGGGTTTGGATTGCCTGTGCTTGAAGCTATGTCCTGCGGTATTCCGGTCGTGAGCTCTAATGTCACCTCACTGCCTGAAGTAACAGGAGACGCGGGATTATTATCCGACCCCAACGACATAGATGCGATAAGCGCTCATATTTTACAAAGCCTGCAGGATGAACAGTGGCGAGACATGGCCATTGCGCGGGGGGGCGCTCAGGCCCGGCAGTTTTCATGGGAAAACTGCACAGCCCAGACCATCAATGCCTACAAACTAATTTAAGGATATACATTGAGAGTTTTGCACGTCTACAAGGCCTATTATCCTGATACCTATGGGGGTATTGAGCAGGTCATTTACCAATTGTCTCAGGGGTGTGCCCGGCGGGGGATAACTACCGATGTATTTACTTTTAGCCCGAATAAAGATAGTGGTCCTGTAAATTATGAAGATCATCGCGTCATTTATAATAAACAATTTATTGAGGTCGCTTCCACGCCGTTTTCTCTGCAAGCAATGAAACGTTTTAAAAGAATTAAAGATGACTACGATATTATTAATTACCATTTTCCATTTCCATTTATGGATATGCTACATTTGAGTGCGCGTCCTGATGCCAAAACGGTCGTCACTTATCATTCTGATATCGTAAAACAAAAGCGGTTAATGAAATTATATCAGCCGTTAAAGCAGTATTTTCTTTCAAGCGTTGACTGTATCGTTGCTTCATCTCCTAACTATGTGGCTTCCAGCCAGACGTTACAACAATACCTTGACAAAACCGTGGTCATTCCTTTTGGTCTGCAACAACATCCTGTTCAGCACGACCCACAGCGTCTGGCGTATTGGCGCGAGAAGGTTGGCGAGAATTTTTTTCTCTTTGTCGGCACGTTCCGCTATTACAAGGGATTGCACGTTTTACTGGATGCTGCTGAACGAAGCCAATTGAGGGTCGTTATTGTTGGAGGCGGGCCGCTGGAAGCTGAGGTGCTCCGGGAAGCGGCGCGACGAGGCCTACAAAACGTCATTTTTACCGGCCGGCTCAATGATGAAGATAAATATATTCTTCTTCATCTTTGTCGTGGCGTCGTTTTTCCGTCACATCTGCGATCTGAAGCTTTTGGCATTACGCTGCTGGAGGGGGCGCGATTCGCAAGACCGCTTATTTCCTGTGAGATAGGTACCGGAACATCATTTATCAACCAGGATAAAGTTAACGGCTGCGTGATACCACCACACGACTGTGCTGCGTTGGTAAAGGCGATGAATGAACTCTCGCATAATGATGAAATCGCCGCACGCTACGGTAAAAACTCGCGTCGTCGCTTTGAAGAGATGTTTACTGCCGAGCATATGCTTGATGCTTACATTAATCTCTATACCACTTTATTGGAACAAAAATTCTGAACTGTCTGCTACCGTTGTTGTAGCGGAGCCGGAGATTAATAACGAATTTTCAGGTTAACAATCGGGGGTTATGCCAGAGAATGGTATTCAGTTACGTTCTTGCTGATACTTCAAAATAGTTCTGTTTGGTCTCGAAAAAATTATGTTGCGGTTCTGTATTCTTAGGGTTTGTTGATACTATGAATTATTTATCAGGTAGAGGTATTTTTCCTGTTGTAAAAAATTGAATTGATACACTCAATTATAGGTAAATTAACGCTCAAGAAATACCAATAACGATTAAATGAAATTTTAAAGGAATATTCAATAATGATTATAAAACCTGTATTGCGTATTGCGTATTGCGTTTTGTCAATTTGCAATAAGCATCTTATTGTTATTATCTGTTCATGATGTTTTTGCAAAGGAATATATATCGGGTGATCTTATTCCCGATAGCCTATATATTCTACCTTCACCACCAGATAAAAACTCTTCAGCGTTTCTAAATGATAAGTCACTGTATATTTCTCCAAAAAAAGGAATGAAGACTCCGCAATGGCGTGACGCACAGCAAACGGTCGACTTAAATGACATTAACGCTCTGTTCGCCAACGCTACGGGGCTTGATTTGGATAAAAAGCACATGCCGGAAACCTACAGTCTCCTGGAGTCTTTGGTGCCATTAGTGGCTGATAAAGGTACTCGCAAAGCTAAAGAGTTCTACCATCGTCAGCGTCCATTCGTTTATTTCCACCAACAAACGTGTTCGCCTGCGCAAGAAAATGACCTGCGCAATAACGGCTCTTATCCTTCTGGACACGCTGCTACAGGGTGGGCGCTGGCTCTGGTACTGGCGGATATCATGCCAGAAAAAAGAAACGAAATATTGAAACGTGGATACGAAATCGGCCAATTGCGTGTTGTTTGTGGTGTACACTGGCAAAGCGATGTCGATGCTGGGCGGTTAGTAGGCGCGGCAATTTATTCTGCTTTAAACCAGTCAGAATCATTTAAACGGGATCTGAATAAGGCTCGTGACGAAATACATCAGTTGATCGCGGGGAGAAAATGGTACAACAACGTATATGCGCCAACATTTATTGACTATATCGATGGAAAATGGGTTTTGGTTGATTGCTGGAATAGTCGTATTCTCTGGAGCAATGAGCTAGTACCAGATTTAGCACGCTGGCAGGTGCTCGAAGATCGC
The Salmonella bongori NCTC 12419 DNA segment above includes these coding regions:
- a CDS encoding acid phosphatase codes for the protein MLLSVHDVFAKEYISGDLIPDSLYILPSPPDKNSSAFLNDKSLYISPKKGMKTPQWRDAQQTVDLNDINALFANATGLDLDKKHMPETYSLLESLVPLVADKGTRKAKEFYHRQRPFVYFHQQTCSPAQENDLRNNGSYPSGHAATGWALALVLADIMPEKRNEILKRGYEIGQLRVVCGVHWQSDVDAGRLVGAAIYSALNQSESFKRDLNKARDEIHQLIAGRKWYNNVYAPTFIDYIDGKWVLVDCWNSRILWSNELVPDLARWQVLEDRFSSHSVAYDGHKYWATEDTEHGRIVFYTFSNGKFHQVADLNNLGTRTHRLRYDQHSNSFMLISATSGDFWRIQITNNKPKIIQHVDLKKYLKPQGKDFEIRTFTRHNGMLYFVSSLATPEILIVKDDKNLTMVKKIPVPADLSNMQEIYFFPDGKVFISGDYKKAVLLNSIEDISSASNQYDKFSFSGSPYWISQQANHYLISELGYKNGDSNNLGLNGVSEWSYSNGKLKKIKEVIRFTSPTDSNVQKKSEIKFQI
- a CDS encoding class I SAM-dependent methyltransferase, whose amino-acid sequence is MTTHLAKLVSELPEIYQTIFGHPEWDGEAARDCNERLGLITQQYGYLSRELGRPLRVLDLGCAQGFFSFSLAARGASVVGVDFQQENIHVCQALADENPDLDVSFRIGRIEDTIEALKADQFDLAIGLSVFHHIVHLHGVTKVKRLLSHLASCTQAMILELAVKEEPLFWRFSQPQDPRELIEQCAFYRLIGQFNTHLSLVPRPMYLISNTRVILEDFNQPFERWQDHPYSGAGFAHKKSRRYYFGENYVCKVFYYSPPNNLLTDEEGQRNREELSNEAEILTHPPREFKTPALLAYGNNDHFGWLVMEKLSGRLLSDMLRAGEALDREKILQSLLVELVKLEKQGLWHDDIRLWNIMVDDQQKASLIDFGSIVNIPRDCSWPLNIFQSFFIFVNELFDEQRSWKQLWRSAPIHPFNLPQPWSNWLYAVWQKPVNAWSFTLLEQLFKTKDRLPVPESNISAIEQWIVAQETVLLENQTRQRDEAAHREQLSQQLYQLNTQVSQLQQDMVALAQARTESETFVAPETGPESLPTEIATLQEQLAAAHREIDHLSNINNELCHEIAKIHHSRSWRMTRGYRYAGLQIYLLRQYGFSLRCKHLIKRSLQFVFSFLRKHPNVKHSVGNALHKLGLYQPAYQLYRRMNPLPESHEQANEHKASHTELQILHPEWLPPAVHEIYLKLTKNK
- a CDS encoding glycosyltransferase, which codes for MRVLHVYKAYYPDTYGGIEQVIYQLSQGCARRGITTDVFTFSPNKDSGPVNYEDHRVIYNKQFIEVASTPFSLQAMKRFKRIKDDYDIINYHFPFPFMDMLHLSARPDAKTVVTYHSDIVKQKRLMKLYQPLKQYFLSSVDCIVASSPNYVASSQTLQQYLDKTVVIPFGLQQHPVQHDPQRLAYWREKVGENFFLFVGTFRYYKGLHVLLDAAERSQLRVVIVGGGPLEAEVLREAARRGLQNVIFTGRLNDEDKYILLHLCRGVVFPSHLRSEAFGITLLEGARFARPLISCEIGTGTSFINQDKVNGCVIPPHDCAALVKAMNELSHNDEIAARYGKNSRRRFEEMFTAEHMLDAYINLYTTLLEQKF
- a CDS encoding glycosyltransferase family 4 protein, with translation MHILIDVQGLQSESKFRGIGRSTLAMSRAIIQNSGDHRVSILINGMYPIDNINHVKKAYRDILTDEEMFIFSAVGPTAYCNTDNHDRSKAAFAARDIAIANINPDIVYVINFFEGHSDSYSISIPADNVPWKTVCVCHDLIPLLNRDYYLRDPNFREFYMNKLAEFGHADAFFAISQSAVQELIEYTNISSSRIHNISSAVGEEFCAREYSADEISELKRKHHLPDEFILTLAMIEPRKNIEALLKAYSQLPKTLQQRYPMVLAYKVNADDLERILSLAESYGLSRNQLIFTGFLADDDLIALYTLCKLFVFPSLHEGFGLPPLEAMRCGAATLGSNVTSLPEVIGWDEAMFDPRDVNDIRQLMEKALTDDAFFSALKAHALTQSAKFSWANTARLAIDGFSRLLNEKEDNVSLSVAEVCASRFATIQAIDTLSEVDRIGLAWAIARNSFKSHKRKLLVDISVLVKHDAKTGIQRVSRSILSELLKSGVEGYEVSAVYYTPGECYRYANAYLSTHFNGEFGSDEPVLFSKDDILLVTDRTEHLFPTGSTPIDHIRSAGAFVCFLVHDILPIRRPEWSIEGIQREFPIWLSHLAEHADRLICVSASVAEDVKRWIAENDHWVDVNPLLEVSHFHLGADLDNSLPTMGMPENADELLAEMAVEPSFIMVGTIEPRKGHAQTLAAFEQLWRKGKNYNLFIVGKQGWKVDALCECLRHHPQLNKRLFWLQNISDEFLSKLYAQSRALIFASLGEGFGLPLIEAAQKKLPVIIRDIPVFKEIAQEHAFYFSGESPGNIAKAIEEWLILYRQNIHPRSENINWLTWKESTQFLLKSLPIRRSAADK
- a CDS encoding ABC transporter permease encodes the protein MFSAVYRYRGFIIDSVKRDFQSRYQTSFLGVAWLILQPVAMISVYTLIFSELMRTRLAGMEGPFAYSIYLCSGVLTWGFFTEMLNNLVNIFLTNANILKKMSFPRICLPIIITASAFINFLIIFGLFVAFLLMTGNFPGWIFFDIIPVLIIQTLFTLGLGIILGVLNVFVRDVGQFVNILLQFWFWFTPIVYVSKTLPEWVSGLLTYNPMASIISAYQKVILYQQHPDWMTLFPVTIVSLILFLFAWRLFKKHSADIVDEI
- a CDS encoding ABC transporter ATP-binding protein, whose protein sequence is MSIKVQSVGKAYKYYSSKWDRVIEKLLPGDKTWHSKKWVLKNISFTIEPGESVGIVGVNGAGKSTLLKLLTGTTQPSKGSINIRGRVAALLELGMGFHPDFTGTQNVYMSGLMMGLNREDIERLMPEIEAFADIGDYIREPVRIYSSGMLMRLAFAVATAARPDILIVDEALSVGDSRFQAKCYARIADFKKQGTTLLLVSHSVGDIVKHCDRAIFLKEGDICMDGAARDVTNRYLDELFGKPDKSPSSRTKHKEEENDPTINMSPEETADIYHTRPGYRPEEYRWGQGGAKIVDYCIQSNGEAFPPSLISAQQTDFIMKVVFEHDFDCVVPGLLIKTLDGLFLYGTNSFLATEGRETISVSRGDVRVFKFSLPINLNSSDYLLSFGISEGNPQTDMTPLDRRYDSIILHVTRNMDFWGVIDLKATFNSYP
- a CDS encoding glycosyltransferase family 4 protein; translation: MKIIFATESIKYPLTGIGRYSFELVKRLAVASDIEELKLFHGTTFIEKIPQIQNKWNNKLSHHNRFSAFLRRQSVLIEAYLIMHPRRQARALRDYKDYIYHGPNFYLPHRLERAVATFHDISIFTCPQYHPQARVRYMEKSLRESLSSAKIILTVSEFSRQEIIRLFNYPAERIVTTPLACSSDYIPRSSKECQPILQKYQLEWQRYGLYIGTMEPRKNIRGLLQAYQLLPMEVRMRYPLILSGYRGWEDDILWQIVEKSQREGWLRYLGYIPDNHLPYLYAAARTFIYPSFYEGFGLPVLEAMSCGIPVVSSNVTSLPEVTGDAGLLSDPNDIDAISAHILQSLQDEQWRDMAIARGGAQARQFSWENCTAQTINAYKLI